A window of the Gossypium arboreum isolate Shixiya-1 chromosome 2, ASM2569848v2, whole genome shotgun sequence genome harbors these coding sequences:
- the LOC108464437 gene encoding protein BOLA2: MGVTKEQVESSLTSKLKPSHLEVIDTSGGCGASFVIEIVSEQFEGKRLLERHRIVNAALEEEMKQIHALSIKKALTPEQWKQQQEAEKSKPDA; this comes from the exons ATGGGAGTGACGAAGGAACAAGTTGAGTCTTCATTGACTTCAAAATTGAAGCCTTCTCATCTG GAAGTAATCGATACATCTGGAGG GTGCGGTGCAAGTTTTGTTATTGAGATTGTATCAGAGCAATTTGAAGGGAAGAGACTCCTGGAAAGGCACCGAATTGTGAATGCTGCTCTCGAGGAGGAGATGAAGCAAATCCATGCCCTGTCTATAAAGAAAGCTCTGACCCCGGAGCAGTGGAAACAACAGCAAGAGGCTGAAAAATCTAAACCAGATGCTTAG
- the LOC108464479 gene encoding actin-binding protein: MGGCATKPKVLKGDEPEIPAPAPSKEAVPEPKEAALAVAADGEKKVEADEVAKDKDVIDDDAIDDQSNKRRSLSNLFQEKEKGTTESETTPSEPTKNETPEPALQESPETAKQESLEPVSVPPGNIESAQALPDAAATTAAAAAVVNVPETQSKETSAGEKKDEMLAN, encoded by the exons ATGGGTGGTTGTGCTACCAAGCCCAAGGTTTTGAAGGGTGACGAACCGGAGATCCCTGCTCCAGCACCGTCGAAAGAGGCGGTTCCCGAACCAAAGGAGGCTGCTCTTGCTGTTGCTGCTGATGGTGAAAAGAAGGTGGAAGCTGATGAGGTTGCTAAGGATAAAGATGTTATCGATGATGATGCCATTGATGATCAATCAAACAAGAGACGATCTCTTAGTAACTTGTTCCAAGAG AAAGAAAAGGGGACAACTGAGAGTGAAACCACACCATCAGAGCCAACGAAAAATGAAACACCGGAGCCAGCGCTACAAGAATCTCCGGAAACAGCTAAACAAGAGTCGTTGGAGCCTGTGTCTGTTCCTCCCGGGAACATAGAATCAGCTCAAGCATTGCCCGACGCAGCAGCAAcaacagcagcagcagcagcagttgTGAATGTACCGGAGACACAAAGCAAAGAAACGTCAGCTGGCGAAAAGAAAGATGAGATGCTAGCAAACTGA